The following coding sequences lie in one Plasmodium berghei ANKA genome assembly, chromosome: 7 genomic window:
- a CDS encoding CRA domain-containing protein, putative: MKHKLHTFFVIICLVVVLYCGGIEGKQNNNIKKDMWISRFFTHKNGKYARNEKTVENAEGGNKNNEILDDLYNEDIDEVVKNILKSENVDIQTLKIIKELDKKKNEVIIANKQKNLYKSGAFGMSVIFLSFALRELAELLVNYYLDKHHNTKNALNRLITNKWK; this comes from the exons ATGAAGCACAAATTGCATACCTTTTTTGTTATCATATGCTTAGTCGTAGTATTGTATTGTGGTGGTATAGAGggaaaacaaaataataatataaaaaaggatATGTGGATATCCCGATTTTTTACTCATAAAAACGGCAAATATGCgagaaatgaaaaaacagTAGAAAACGCGGAAGGTggtaataaaaacaatgaaATATTAGATGATCTATATAATGAAGATATAG ATGAGGTAGTCAAAAATATCCTTAAAAGTGAAAATGTTGATATTCAAACTTTGAAGATTATAAAAGAacttgataaaaaaaaaaatgaagtaATTATTGccaataaacaaaaaaatttatataaatctGGCGCATTTGGTATGAGTGTAATATTTCTTAGCTTTGCTTTGCGTGAACTCGCAGAACTTTTAGTAAACTATTATCTAGACAAACATCATAATACTAAAAATGCACTTAACCGTTTGATTACGAACAAATGGAAAtaa